A window of the Vigna angularis cultivar LongXiaoDou No.4 chromosome 3, ASM1680809v1, whole genome shotgun sequence genome harbors these coding sequences:
- the LOC108326447 gene encoding cellulose synthase A catalytic subunit 4 [UDP-forming], with protein sequence MAMSTASATGSHSRNGFRFSDHENGDYNQHNYGQAFSVAGSEDFEGQKAFYSNEEKRKDKKSLMSNDQEDDNLLAEARQPLWRKVPIASSLINPYRIVIILRVVILVFFFHLRITTPVHDALALWIISVVCEIWLALSWMVDQLPKWFPITRETYLERLSLRFESEGEPNLLAPVDIFVTTADPFKEPPIITANTVLSVLSVDYPVDKVSCYVSDDSASMLLFDTLSETAEFARIWVPFCNKYNIETRAPEFYFSEKLDYLKDKVHPTFVKDRRAMKREYEEFKVKINILVAKAQKKPEEGWVMKDGNPWPGSNMDDHPGMIQVCLGSTGSLDKEGKELPRLVYVSREKRPGYQHHMKAGAMNALVRVSAVLTNAPFALNLDCDQFINNSKVLRESMCFLMDPQLGKKFCYVQFPKRFNGIDCKDRYANHNTVFFDINMKCLDGIQGPLYVGTGCVFNRQALYGFDPLSDKRPKIKSCCWPSSCSCCCSDSESSSDDDTDQELVDFDDEEEEELSFMSMKSLQKRFGQSPVFIASALMEDGGLPKGTNTRVLIKEAIHVISCDYEEKTEWGKEIGWLYGSVTEDILTGFNMHCRGWKSVYCMPKKAAFKGSAPINLSDRLHQVLKWAAGSTEIFFSGYCPLWYGYSGKLKLLQRLAYVNSIVYPFTSIPLLIYCTIPAVCLLTGKFIIPTLSNLASIWLMALFISIILTCVLELRWSGVSIHDWWRNEQFWVIGGVSSHLFAVFQGLLKVGGVNSSFTVRAKSAHDTSFGQFHLFKWTSLLIPPTSLVILNMVGIVAGISDAINNGYDSWGPFFGKLFFSLWVIVHLYPFLKGLMGKQNRTPTIVVLWSILVAIIFSMIWVRIDIFLPKQTGPALRQCGIRC encoded by the exons ATGGCCATGAGTACTGCCTCAGCTACTGGTTCTCACTCCCGAAATGGATTCCGTTTCTCGGACCAC GAAAATGGAGACTACAATCAACACAACTATGGTCAAGCTTTCTCAGTGGCCGGAAGTG AGGATTTTGAAGGACAGAAAGCATTCTACAGCAATGAAGAGAAACGGAAAGATAAGAAAAGTTTAATGAGCAACGACCAAGAAGACGACAATCT TTTGGCTGAGGCAAGGCAACCATTGTGGCGCAAGGTTCCAATAGCTTCAAGCCTAATCAACCCATATCGCATAGTCATAATCTTGCGTGTGGTTATCctagttttcttcttccacttgcGCATCACAACTCCAGTGCATGATGCACTTGCCTTATGGATAATCTCTGTAGTCTGTGAAATCTGGCTTGCATTATCTTGGATGGTTGACCAACTCCCCAAGTGGTTCCCTATTACTCGTGAAACTTACCTTGAACGTTTGTCCTTAAGGTTTGAGAGTGAAGGAGAGCCAAACCTTCTAGCCCCGGTTGATATCTTTGTAACCACTGCAGACCCTTTTAAGGAACCACCTATTATAACAGCAAACACGGTTTTATCAGTCTTGTCTGTTGATTACCCTGTTGATAAGGTTAGCTGCTATGTCTCAGATGACAGTGCTTCAATGCTTCTCTTTGATACCTTGTCAGAAACTGCCGAGTTTGCTAGAATATGGGTTCCTTTTTGTAACAAATACAACATTGAGACAAGGGCACCTGAGTTTTATTTCTCTGAGAAACTTGATTACTTGAAAGATAAGGTGCACCCTACATTTGTTAAGGATCGCAGGGCTATGAAG AGAGAATACGAAGAATTCAAGGTGAAAATTAACATACTGGTTGCAAAGGCTCAGAAGAAACCAGAAGAAGGTTGGGTTATGAAAGACGGTAACCCATGGCCTGGGAGCAACATGGATGATCATCCCGGAATGATTCAG GTATGTCTAGGAAGTACTGGCTCACTGGATAAGGAAGGCAAAGAATTACCTCGGCTTGTGTATGTTTCCAGGGAAAAACGTCCTGGATATCAACACCACATGAAAGCTGGTGCCATGAATGCTCTG GTTCGAGTTTCTGCTGTGCTTACGAATGCACCTTTTGCACTAAATCTGGATTGTGACCAATTCATCAATAATAGCAAGGTTCTCAGGGAGTCCATGTGCTTTTTAATGGACCCCCAACTTGGAAAGAAGTTCTGTTATGTCCAATTTCCAAAAAGGTTCAATGGCATCGATTGCAAAGACAGATATGCTAATCACAATACTGTGTTCTTTGAT ATCAACATGAAATGTCTTGATGGGATTCAAGGTCCTCTGTATGTTGGTACTGGATGTGTATTCAACAGGCAAGCATTATATGGCTTTGATCCACTTTCTGATAAAAGGCCAAAGATAAAGAGTTGCTGCTGGCCTTCATCCTGCAGCTGCTGTTGTAGTGACTCCGAGTCTTCATCTGATGACGACACTGATCAGGAACTTGTAGACTTTGATgacgaagaggaagaggaaTTATCCTTCATGTCCATGAAAAGTTTACAGAAACGATTTGGACAATCACCGGTTTTCATTGCTTCTGCTTTGATGGAAGATGGTGGACTTCCCAAAGGCACAAACACCCGAGTACTGATTAAGGAAGCAATTCATGTTATAAGCTGTGACTATGAAGAGAAAACTGAATGGGGAAAAGAG ATTGGGTGGCTATATGGTTCAGTCACAGAAGACATTTTAACTGGGTTCAACATGCATTGTAGAGGATGGAAATCAGTGTACTGCATGCCAAAGAAAGCCGCTTTTAAGGGATCTGCTCCTATAAATCTATCAGATCGATTACACCAAGTTCTGAAATGGGCTGCTGGTTCTACTGAGATTTTCTTTAGTGGCTATTGTCCTTTGTGGTATGGCTATAGTGGAAAACTGAAATTGCTACAGAGGTTGGCCTACGTTAACTCCATCGTCTATCCATTTACCTCTATCCCCCTGCTGATCTACTGTACAATTCCTGCTGTCTGTCTTCTGACTGGAAAGTTCATCATCCCCACT CTGTCAAACCTTGCTAGCATTTGGTTAATGGCCTTATTTATCTCCATCATCTTAACTTGTGTGCTAGAGCTTCGTTGGAGTGGGGTTAGCATTCATGACTGGTGGCGCAATGAGCAATTCTGGGTCATTGGGGGTGTATCTTCACACCTTTTTGCTGTATTTCAAGGTCTTCTTAAAGTTGGAGGAGTAAACTCTAGCTTCACCGTGAGAGCAAAATCAGCTCATGACACTTCATTTGGACAGTTCCATCTCTTCAAGTGGACTAGTCTTCTAATCCCACCAACAAGTCTTGTGATCTTAAATATGGTGGGAATTGTGGCTGGAATCTCTGATGCCATTAACAATGGCTATGACTCATGGGGACCTTTCTTTGGGAAGCTTTTCTtctccttgtgggtcattgtgCACTTGTATCCTTTCCTCAAAGGACTAATGGGAAAGCAAAACAGAACCCCTACCATTGTAGTCCTCTGGTCAATACTTGTAGCCATAATTTTCTCAATGATTTGGGTGAGAATTGATATTTTCTTGCCCAAGCAGACAGGTCCAGCACTCCGACAGTGTGGGATAAGATGCTAA
- the LOC108326446 gene encoding uncharacterized protein LOC108326446 has product MGCFFGCFGSSKHSNNRRKVLRNGSSNGKQEQPTVSLVPDCSKNAVNPIPQLLEKSAEQLSVSSRKKVTFDSNVKTYEPSLVDEVGERKNEDGGKEEALVHPKTSSSEDNSCVSSTGSYPPNHRYQNCRDSEDEEEEIDYEDSDLSDEDDDDVIREECKEFGEDFGEDGTVATAAADHVFAEEVDVKSIESNLNARDRSVYVHPVLKPVENLTQWKVVKSKKTPLRPQKENEFGEGVEESPFSLKSESDTPKKLNQEIPVDASLSNWLVSPMTTPANNKAGSATLFPGTPDRSTPQSPYSVLSHEDRPILGALTLEEIKQFSATSSPRKSPSRSPDEMPIIGTVGTYWNFAASSEGSGSASSFKGIPNSTSKYREDKRVNWHSTPFETRLEKALNRGAASYVPRVF; this is encoded by the exons ATGGGTTGCTTTTTTGGTTGTTTTGGTTCCTCCAAACACTCAAACAACAGGCGCAAGGTTCTT AGAAATGGTAGTAGCAATGGCAAGCAAGAGCAACCTACTGTCTCTTTGGTTCCGGATTGCTCCAAAAATGCCGTTAACCCTATACCACAACTCCT TGAGAAAAGTGCGGAGCAACTGAGTGTTAGTAGCAGAAAGAAAGTGACATTTGATTCAAACGTGAAGACCTATGAACCTTCTTTGGTGGATGAAGTTGGAGAGAGGAAGAATGAGGATGGTGGAAAGGAGGAAGCTTTGGTTCATCCAAAGACATCTTCCTCTGAAGATAATAGTTGTGTTTCTTCAACGGGGTCTTACCCACCCAACCATAGGTACCAGAATTGCCGGGACAGTgaggatgaggaggaagagATTGATTATGAGGACAGTGATCTTagtgatgaggatgatgatgatgtcatcagagaagagtgcaaagaaTTCGGGGAGGACTTTGGAGAAGATGGAACGGTAGCAACTGCTGCTGCTGATCATGTGTTTGCTGAAGAGGTTGATGTGAAGTCAATCGAGTCCAACCTCAATGCCAGAGACAGAAGTGTTTATGTTCATCCTGTACTGAAACCAGTGGAGAATCTCACTCAGTGGAAAGTTGTGAAGTCTAAGAAAACACCCTTAAGACCTcagaaagaaaatgagtttGGGGAAGGTGTGGAAGAATCACCTTTCAGCTTGAAATCAGAAAGTGACACACCAAAGAAGTTGAACCAGGAGATCCCTGTTGATGCCAGCCTGTCAAATTGGTTGGTCTCACCAATGACTACACCTGCTAACAACAAGGCTGGCTCAGCGACTTTATTTCCTGGTACCCCTGACAGGAGCACCCCACAAAGTCCATATTCTGTGTTAAGTCACGAAGATAGGCCAATTTTAGGTGCATTGACATTAGAGGAGATCAAACAATTTTCGGCTACTTCTTCTCCAAGAAAGTCACCTAGTAGGAGTCCAGATGAAATGCCTATTATCGGCACTGTTGGGACCTACTGGAATTTTGCAGCCTCATCGGAAGGTTCTGGCTCAGCCTCTTCCTTTAAAGGAATTCCGAACTCAACAAGCAAGTACAGAGAG GATAAGAGAGTGAATTGGCACTCAACCCCTTTTGAGACAAGATTAGAGAAAGCTTTGAATAGAGGTGCTGCTTCTTATGTTCCTCGTGTATTTTAG